The DNA region CCAACTGGTGTTGTGCAAGGGCAGAACATGTTGCGCATTCTGCGCGAAACGACGGGCAATCTAGGACGCTTTGACTCTTTTGACCAACTTGCTATCCCTTATCGTTCTGTCGCGACTGACATCGTCGAGCTTGATGAAGTCGTGCTCGATAACGGTTACTTAGTTGATGCGATGATGGCGAGCATGTCGGTACCGGGCGCGCTTCCTCCATACGAGCTCAACGGTCATATGCTGGTGGATGGTGGCGTTGTCAATAACATGCCTGTCGACGTAGCGCGCGCGATGGGAGCGGATATAGTCATTGCGGTCGACATCAGTACAGATTATAAAAACAAAGAAGACTTCACTGGTTTGTTTGCAGTTGCGGATCAGTTGTCGAATTATTTGGTGCGTCGTAGCACTCAAGAGCAAGCGGAAACTCTGAAAGATGATGATGTTTACATTCGTCCAGATGTTGGGCAAATGGAAACCGTAGAATTTGAAAAGATGCCGAGTGCATTTCAAGCTGGCTACGACATCACGAAAAAACTCAAACCCAAGCTTGAATCCTTGAGTGTCTCTAACGCGGAATACCAGAAATATATCGAGCACAAACAAGACGTTCGTAAAGGATTAGAATATGGTGATGAGCGTGTCGTTGACCAGATCGTCATTGTTAATAATACCCACTACAGTGATGTGCTGCTCACCAATCGACTAGAGCTAGATACTGGTCGTCCATTGAAAACGGCTGAAATCGAAAAAGCGGTCGAAAATTTATATGCCTTGGATCGTTTTGAGCTGATCACTTATCACTTTGAAGAAATCGAAGGCGTTAACCTATTGGTTTTTGATGTTAATGAAAAATCGTGGGGGCCAAATTACCTCAACTTCCGATTTTTTCTTGAAGACGACTTTAATACCGAAAGCCAATACGGGATTGGAATTTCGTCTAATTTTACCAACCTCAACTCCCATGGCGCAGAGCTTACTCTTAATGTCGATATGGGAACCGATAAGCTAATCGAAGCGGAGCTTTACTCCCCAGTTCTGTCGAGTCAGGAATTGTTTGTTTCTGGCAAGGTGAACTACAACACCGAAAATCGTAATTTGCCTGTCAATGATTTCGAAAATCCGGATATCTCGTCGGTATATGATTATCTTCCAGTGTCCTACACCGAGTTCATTACTGAGCTTTCTGCTGGAGTTCAACCTACCTTGTGGCAAGAGTTTCGAGTGGGTGGGCGCTATACAAAAGGGTCGATAGAAGCATCTACCTTCTCCTCTTTTGGTGAACTTGATTACGAGCGCTTAGGTGTGTTTGCCAATTATCGATTAGATACGCTCGATGATTTTGCTTTCCCAACTCACGGGATGTTGATCGATTTGGATTACTTGGTGTCTCACGATAAGAGCCCAGAAGGGTTCCAACCGACCGAACCTGATGAAAAGATAGAAGACACTGTCTATGAAATTACCGCCCGTTTTAAAGGCGCTGTGACTCATAGCCGTCATACTTTAGTCGGACAGGCCGAATACAGTTTTGTCGAGAGTAAGAATTCTTCCGTTCCATTAGACCCTAGAGAGCTTGGTGGTTTCTTGAACTTATCCGGTATTCCACGTAATAGCCTCATAGGGCAAAACTTGTTCTATACCAGTTTAGTGTATCGCTATAAGTGGATGGACAATGATTTTGGATTGTTTGAAGCGCCCGTTTATCTAGGGGCTTCACTTGAACATGGTGGTGTTTGGTCAGACAACGACCTGAAACTCAATGAAGCACCACTGTATAACGCCGCATCGATTTTCTTTGGTGTTGATTCGCCAATTGGACCAATCATGTTGGCATACGGTCGTACGGAGCAAGATTTAGACGCTGTGTACTTGATCGTTGGAACATCATTTAAATAACCGGGACAAGGACAGCAAAATCTCCGCATATTTAGCCAAAATAAACAGGACTTTAGTCGTAAGTTGCTATGTTGGTCAAAATGATGAGATTTTAATTTAAGGTTAAATTTGCTATCCTTTCGCCCACAGTTTGGCCTCTGCGGCGCTGTTTCTCAATCAAGAATTGAATGAAAACAAGGGCAATGGAGAGCCAAGTTTCCAAGGATGTTCACTCCTTTACTTTTAAAAACAGTAATAAGAAGGAGGAACCGCAATGAGAGGAAAAAGTCGTGCTTGAAGCCTACCGTAAACACGTCGAAGAGCGTGCTGCCGAAGGAGTTGTTCCTAAACCGCTAGACGCAGAACAAGTTGCTGGACTTGTTGAACTTCTGAAAAATCCCCCGCAAGGTGAAGAAGCCTTTATTCTTGACCTGCTAGAGAACCGTATCCCACCGGGCGTAGACGAAGCGGCTTATGTTAAAGCTGGCTTTTTGACGGCGGTTGCTAAAGGCGAAGTATCGTCTCCACTTGTTAGCCGTGAAAAGGCAGCAGAATTACTAGGTACGATGCAAGGTGGTTATAACATCGCTCCGCTCGTCGAGTTTTTAGATGATGATGTTCTTGCCGCTATAGCAGCAAAAGCACTGTCTCATACCCTGTTAATGTTTGATGCTTTCTATGATGTTGAAGAAAAAGCGAAAGCGGGCAACACGTTCGCTCAACAAGTTCTTCAATCTTGGGCGGAAGCCGAGTGGTTTACAACGAAAGAGAAAGTAGCGGAAAAAATCACGGTTAAAGTCTTTAAGGTAACCGGTGAAACTAACACCGATGATCTGTCTCCAGCTCCAGATGCTTGGTCTCGTCCAGATATTCCAGTACACGCGAAAGCGATGCTTAAGATGGAACGTGATGGCATCAACCCGGATCAACCTGGCAGCGTTGGTCCAATCAACCAAATTGAAGAACTGCAAAAAGACGGCATTCCACTAGCATACGTAGGTGATGTTGTTGGTACGGGTTCTTCGCGTAAATCAGCGACCAACTCAGTATTATGGTTTATGGGCGAAGATATCCCATTTGTACCAAACAAGCGTACTGGTGGTATCTGTCTAGGCGGTAAGATTGCGCCTATCTTCTACAATACGATGGAAGATTCAGGAGCGTTACCAATTGAACTAAACGTACAAGACATGAATATGGGCGATGTGATCGACATTTACCCGTACGAAGGTGTGGTTCGTAAAGAAGGTTCTGAGATCTCAAGCTTTGAACTGAGTAAAGTGCTGCTTGATGAGGTACGTGCTGGTGGTCGTATTCCATTGATCATCGGTCGTGGTCTAACGAGCCGTGCTCGAGTAGCTCTTGGTCTTGAAGAGACAGATTTGTTTGCTAAACCCGTTGATCCAACTGCTTCTGACAAAGGTTATACATTAGCTCAGAAGATGGTAGGTAAAGCATGTGGCGTAGAAGGTGTGCGTGCTGGTCAATATTGTGAGCCTAAGATGACAACGGTAGGTTCTCAGGATACGACAGGCCCTATGACGCGTGATGAGCTAAAAGATCTTGCGTGTCTTGGTTTCTCAGCGGATCTCGTGATGCAGTCATTCTGTCATACGTCAGCATATCCGAAACCAGTCGACGTGAACACGCACCACACACTACCTGATTTCATTATGAACCGTGGCGGTGTATCGCTTCGTCCAGGCGATGGTGTTATCCACTCATGGCTGAACCGTATGCTTCTGCCAGATACTGTTGGTACTGGTGGTGATTCGCATACTCGTTTCCCTCTGGGTATTTCATTCCCAGCAGGTTCTGGTCTAGTGGCATTTGCAGCAGCAACAGGCGTTATGCCTCTTGATATGCCTGAATCAATCTTGGTTCGTTTTAAAGGTGAGATGCAGCCAGGTATCACGCTACGTGATCTTGTACACGCCATTCCTCTATACGGTATCAAGCAAGGCCTGTTAACAGTAGAGAAAGCGGGTAAGATCAACGAATTCTCAGGCCGTGTCCTAGAAATTGAAGGTGTTGAACACCTGTCTGTGGAACAAGCATTTGAACTTTCAGATGCATCGGCAGAGCGCTCAGCAGCGGGTTGTACTGTGAAGCTTTCTCAAGAGTCGATTGATGAATACCTAAACTCGAACATCACTATGCTTAAATGGATGATTTCGGAAGGTTACGGTGACCGTCGTACAATCGAACGTCGTATTACTGCGATGGAAGAGTGGTTAGCAAACCCAGAGTTGATGGAAGCAGATTCAGACGCTGAATACGCACATGTGATTGAAATCGATCTAGCGGAAATCAACGAACCAATTCTTTGTGCACCTAACGATCCAGATGATGCGCGTCTTCTGTCTGACGTTCAGGGTACTCAGATTGATGAAGTATTTATCGGTTCTTGTATGACGAACATTGGTCACTTCCGTGCAGCAGGTAAATTGCTCGACAAGTTTAACGGCCAGCTTGATACTCGCTTATGGGTAGCACCACCAACCAAGATGGACCGTGACCAACTAACTGAAGAAGGTTACTACGGTATTTATGGCCGTGCCGGCGTTCGTATTGAAACGCCAGGGTGCTCGCTATGTATGGGTAACCAGGCTCGTGTTGCGGATAAAGCAACGGTAATGTCGACGTCTACTCGTAACTTCCCGAATCGTCTAGGTACTGGTGCGAACGTTTATCTATCATCGGCTGAACTTGCAGCGGTTGGTGCGATTCTAGGTAAGATTCCAACTAAGGAAGAATACCTGTCTTACATGGACCAGATTGATGCGACAGCAGCAGACACATACCGCTACTTGAATTTCCACAAGATGGAACAGTACACCAAGAAAGCAGATGATGTGATCTTCCAAGAGCCTGCATAATCTTAGCAAGTTTTGTTAATACTTGAATAAGCGCTCACCGATTGGTGGGCGTTTTTTTTGCAGAACGCTTCGCTCTAAGTGTTGGGAGGTACATGCAGGAATATTAGAGATAAATGCATGGGCTCAAAGGTGTTGACAGTAATTGTTCCTAAATCGGCAAAATGAAATCGTCTCTCGTCTCTCGTCTCTCGTCTCTCGTCTCTCGTCTCTCGTCTCTCGTCTCTCGTCTCTCGTCTCTCGTCTCTCGCTTCTCCCATCCAACATCTCCCTGTATACTCCGCACCAAATTGATACGAAAAGGCGATCACGATGGAATTTGAATTCATCCGCAACACATTGATGGGCGAATACTATGTCAAATGCAGCATGGGGCATGAGATTGTGGGTCGTTGGTTGCAAGAAGAAATAGGCAAAGACCCAGCAAAAATTGCTCAGGTAGAAGCTTTAATTAATCAGGCATTTTCTTCGCCATCTCAAGAGCATAGATTAACCGGTGCAGAGATCAGTTTGATGATCCACGGTGATGAGGTGCTAGTGCAAGAAAACGCACTGGGCCATGAGTATGAAGTGGAAATGGAAAGCGAGTTTGATTTCTACGATGCAGAGAGTACAGCCAGCTGTGGTATAGAAGATTTTTGTGCCTTGATAGAGCAATGGAAAGACTTTTTGAACATTTAATGCACAGTTTTGGGTAGTCAGACTTGAATTGCCTTATATTTGTGAAAAGGGCGCACCGATATGGTGCGCCCTTTTTGTTTATAAGTTTGTTAATTTTACTAATTCTATATAAATCAATGGGATAAAAAGTTGGCACGCCGCTTGGATTAATAAAACTGTTTCAGGATGAAAGCTGCGGAGAAGATTCAATGAAAATCATTAATGCCATTATAAAACCTTTTAAGTTAGACGATGTACGCGAAGCATTGGCTGATGTTGGTATTGAAGGGATGACAGTATCAGAGGTTAAGGGTTTTG from Vibrio hyugaensis includes:
- a CDS encoding patatin-like phospholipase family protein — protein: MFKKMSNSPLVHGFALWVCSFLIATPSFAKHLEEDGSRPKIAVVLAGGGAKGAAHIGVLKALEEMNIPVDIITGTSMGAYVGGLYSTGMSADEIESFIYSVDWNSGYRDRVDRSQRRVRDKEYEDRYQITTDLGLRFGEVRSPTGVVQGQNMLRILRETTGNLGRFDSFDQLAIPYRSVATDIVELDEVVLDNGYLVDAMMASMSVPGALPPYELNGHMLVDGGVVNNMPVDVARAMGADIVIAVDISTDYKNKEDFTGLFAVADQLSNYLVRRSTQEQAETLKDDDVYIRPDVGQMETVEFEKMPSAFQAGYDITKKLKPKLESLSVSNAEYQKYIEHKQDVRKGLEYGDERVVDQIVIVNNTHYSDVLLTNRLELDTGRPLKTAEIEKAVENLYALDRFELITYHFEEIEGVNLLVFDVNEKSWGPNYLNFRFFLEDDFNTESQYGIGISSNFTNLNSHGAELTLNVDMGTDKLIEAELYSPVLSSQELFVSGKVNYNTENRNLPVNDFENPDISSVYDYLPVSYTEFITELSAGVQPTLWQEFRVGGRYTKGSIEASTFSSFGELDYERLGVFANYRLDTLDDFAFPTHGMLIDLDYLVSHDKSPEGFQPTEPDEKIEDTVYEITARFKGAVTHSRHTLVGQAEYSFVESKNSSVPLDPRELGGFLNLSGIPRNSLIGQNLFYTSLVYRYKWMDNDFGLFEAPVYLGASLEHGGVWSDNDLKLNEAPLYNAASIFFGVDSPIGPIMLAYGRTEQDLDAVYLIVGTSFK
- the acnB gene encoding bifunctional aconitate hydratase 2/2-methylisocitrate dehydratase; this translates as MLEAYRKHVEERAAEGVVPKPLDAEQVAGLVELLKNPPQGEEAFILDLLENRIPPGVDEAAYVKAGFLTAVAKGEVSSPLVSREKAAELLGTMQGGYNIAPLVEFLDDDVLAAIAAKALSHTLLMFDAFYDVEEKAKAGNTFAQQVLQSWAEAEWFTTKEKVAEKITVKVFKVTGETNTDDLSPAPDAWSRPDIPVHAKAMLKMERDGINPDQPGSVGPINQIEELQKDGIPLAYVGDVVGTGSSRKSATNSVLWFMGEDIPFVPNKRTGGICLGGKIAPIFYNTMEDSGALPIELNVQDMNMGDVIDIYPYEGVVRKEGSEISSFELSKVLLDEVRAGGRIPLIIGRGLTSRARVALGLEETDLFAKPVDPTASDKGYTLAQKMVGKACGVEGVRAGQYCEPKMTTVGSQDTTGPMTRDELKDLACLGFSADLVMQSFCHTSAYPKPVDVNTHHTLPDFIMNRGGVSLRPGDGVIHSWLNRMLLPDTVGTGGDSHTRFPLGISFPAGSGLVAFAAATGVMPLDMPESILVRFKGEMQPGITLRDLVHAIPLYGIKQGLLTVEKAGKINEFSGRVLEIEGVEHLSVEQAFELSDASAERSAAGCTVKLSQESIDEYLNSNITMLKWMISEGYGDRRTIERRITAMEEWLANPELMEADSDAEYAHVIEIDLAEINEPILCAPNDPDDARLLSDVQGTQIDEVFIGSCMTNIGHFRAAGKLLDKFNGQLDTRLWVAPPTKMDRDQLTEEGYYGIYGRAGVRIETPGCSLCMGNQARVADKATVMSTSTRNFPNRLGTGANVYLSSAELAAVGAILGKIPTKEEYLSYMDQIDATAADTYRYLNFHKMEQYTKKADDVIFQEPA
- a CDS encoding YacL family protein; its protein translation is MEFEFIRNTLMGEYYVKCSMGHEIVGRWLQEEIGKDPAKIAQVEALINQAFSSPSQEHRLTGAEISLMIHGDEVLVQENALGHEYEVEMESEFDFYDAESTASCGIEDFCALIEQWKDFLNI